Proteins encoded in a region of the Sparus aurata chromosome 6, fSpaAur1.1, whole genome shotgun sequence genome:
- the LOC115582879 gene encoding haloacid dehalogenase-like hydrolase domain-containing 5, with translation MSSRQLVTVRQTGVMWCRGFLQQTVRYMSTIRQAGVLFDVDGVLLRGGSVIPAARRAFRKLVDQNNNFLFPVVFVTNAGSCQRHHKAQQLSHLLDVQIAPEQVVLSHSPLQMLKSFHDKCVLVSGQGPVTDIANTLGFQKVVTVETLREHQPLLDMVDHNRRPELLSSPLQTLPRIEAIILFGEPIRWETNLQLLIDVLLTNGSPGCEYDAQLSAQLPVLACNMDLMWMAEAPSPRFGHGMFMLCLESVYKKLTGRELQYQALLGKPSLLTYQYAERLLRLQNHNHKLTTIYTVGDNLMTDIYGANLYNRYLAQQHTAMTNTTKLVGQGTGSQVTMVVPEEELMSAAAQCHSILVCTGVYNPRSPLPSDQSSTVTETVFHGHRDLVLEPDLVEPSHVVEDVEAAVDLLLQHECPNTSDL, from the exons AtgagcagcagacagctggtcactgtcagacagactGGAGTCATGTGGTGTCGAGGTTTCCTGCAGCAGACGGTCAGATACATGTCCACCATCAgacag GCGGGCGTCCTCTTTGATGTGGACGGCGTTCTGCTTCGCGGCGGATCCGTAATTCCGGCCGCTCGACGAGCGTTTCGGAAGCTTGTGGACCAAAACAataacttcctgtttcctgttgtcTTCGTCACAAACGCTGGAAGCTGTCAGAGACATCACAAGGCCCAGCAGCTGTCTCACCTGCTGGACGTCCag ATCGCCCCTGAGCAGGTGGTTCTTTCCCACAGTCCTTTGCAGATGTTGAAGAGTTTCCATGATAAATGTGTCCTGGTGTCTGGACAGGGTCCGGTCACAGACATTGCCAACAC TTTGGGTTTTCAGAAGGTCGTGACCGTCGAAACCCTCAGAGAACATCAACCCCTGTTGGACATGGTGGACCACAACAGGAGACCAGAACTACTT TCGTCTCCTCTGCAGACTCTTCCCAGAATAGAAG CAATCATCTTGTTTGGGGAGCCAATAAGATGGGAGACcaacctgcagctgctgattGACGTGCTCCTGACCAATGGGAGTCCAGGTTGTGAGTACGACGCTCAGCTGTCGGCACAGCTGCCAGTGCTCGCCTGTAACATGGACCTGATGTGGATGGCAGAGGCCCCGTCACCACG ATTCGGTCACGGGATGTTCATGCTGTGTCTGGAGTCCGTCTATAAGAAGCTGACGGGTCGAGAGCTTCAGTACCAGGCGCTTCTGGGAAAACCAAGTCTGCTGACATACCAGTATGCTGAGCGTCTGCTGAGGCTGCAGAATCACAACCACAAGCTAACCACCATCTACACTGTTGG CGACAACCTCATGACAGATATCTATGGTGCTAACCTGTACAACCGCTACCTGGCTCAGCAGCACACTGCCATGACAAACACTACCAAGCTTGTTGGCCAAGGAACAGGCAGTCAGGTGACGATGGTGGTGCCGGAGGAGGAGCtgatgtctgctgctgctcagtgtcACTCCATACTG GTGTGCACCGGTGTCTATAACCCCCGTTCTCCGTTGCCAAGCGACCAGAGCAGCACAGTCACAGAGACGGTGTTTCATGGTCACAGAGATCTGGTCCTGGAGCCGGACCTGGTGGAGCCAAGTCACGTGGTGGAGGACGTGGAGGCTGCTGTCGACCTGCTCCTGCAGCATGAGTGCCCCAacacctctgacctctga
- the isy1 gene encoding pre-mRNA-splicing factor ISY1 homolog, which yields MARNAEKAMTALARFRQAQLEEGKVKERRPFLASECSELPKAEKWRRQIISEISKKVAQIQNAGLGEFRIRDLNDEINKLLREKGHWEVRIKELGGPDYARVGPRMLDHEGKEVPGNRGYKYFGAARDLPGVRELFEKEPAPALRKTRAELMKDVDAEYYGYRDEDDGVLLPLETQYEKQAVMEAVQKWRSEKESRLSGEKQQQEEDEEESIYTIHNQEADDDESQEEQDGEEGGVTFIAHVPVPSQREVEEALVRRKKMELLQRYASETLQAQSQTARTLLGL from the exons atG GCGAGAAACGCTGAGAAGGCCAT GACGGCGCTGGCCCGATTCAGACAGGCTCAGCTCGAGGAGGGAAAAGTCAAG gaaaGGAGACCATTTCTGGCGTCGGAGTGCAGCGAACTTCCTAAAGCTGAGAAATGGAGACGACAG atcaTCAGTGAGATCTCAAAGAAGGTGGCTCAGATCCAGAATG CTGGTCTCGGGGAGTTCAGGATTCGGGATCTGAATGACGAGATTAACAAGCTGCTGAGAGAGAAGGGCCACTGGGAGGTTCGGATCAAAGAGCTGGGTGGACCCGACTACGCT cggGTCGGTCCGAGGATGTTGGATCATGAGGGGAAGGAGGTTCCAGGTAATCGAGGATATAAATACTTTGGAGCAGCCAGAGACCTTCCTGGAGTCAGAGAGCTGTTTGAAAAGGAGC CTGCCCCGGCACTGAGGAAGACGCGGGCGGAGCTGATGAAGGATGTGGACGCAGAGTATTACGGCTACAGGGACGAAGACGACGGAGTGCTGCTTCCTCTGGAGACCCAGTATGAGAAGCAAG ctgtgatGGAGGCGGTGCAGAAGTGGAGGTCAGAGAAGGAGTCTCGTCTGTCaggagagaagcagcagcaggaggaagacgaggaggagagcATCTACACCATCCACAACCAAGAG GCCGATGATGACGAGAGCCAGGAAGagcaggatggagaggagggcGGAGTCACCTTCATCGCACACGTACCTGTTCCCTCACAGAGagag gtggagGAGGCTCTGgtcaggaggaagaagatggaGCTGTTACAGCGTTACGCCAGTGAGACTCTTCAGGCTCAGAGTCAGACAGCCAGAACTCTGCTGGGACTATAA
- the LOC115584184 gene encoding pyruvate dehydrogenase [acetyl-transferring]-phosphatase 1, mitochondrial-like isoform X1 — MLGRTGKFRGRCRFELQQCRPFSSHPPPPPPELSRLHYPAGSGSRKYRTGQEAGPMSSAQINSILKANEYSHNLPRGPASHGVLGFHSNMLPSNLPGEDRRSSATCLPGCGGVQFGVFDGHAGSACAHTVSQRLFYYIAVATLPLRTLAELERAVQEDRAVPPLLEWHKHPQDHSCPDGAAISFHSLRNYWQERLEDGDEDDGDEDDEDSSRVTSALVNAFRRLDYDLSVEAQVYLSMSSPRRLSLRGEALSVSSPLRVALSGCTACVVHVSKGVLQVANLGDSRAVLGVQEPDGSWSALSLTNDHNAQNPEELQRILGEHPLSERRTVVRHDRLLGLLLPFRAFGDVRFKWSAEMLSRVYETRPDILSTVSEAVRTLPPYYLTPPYLSAQPEVTRHHIRPMDKFLVLATDGLWELMHRQTVVQLVGQQVTGLQQQRPFIPAAGVTLSSLQRLLLERRGRALSVLEDQNAATHLLRHALGDDGYGAVAPNRLAKMLSLPAELARRYRDDITITVIHLNEPDL, encoded by the exons ATGTTGGGAAGAACAGGAAAGTTTCGAGGACGTTGCAGGTTTGAGCTCCAGCAGTGCCGCCCCTTCTCCTCCCatccacctccccctccccctgagCTCTCCAGACTCCATTACCCAGCAGGCAGTGGGAGCAGGAAGTACAGGACTGGTCAGGAGGCGGGACCGATGAGCTCGGCTCAGATCAACAGTATCCTAAAG GCCAACGAATACAGTCACAACCTCCCCAGAGGCCCCGCCTCCCATGGTGTCTTGGGTTTCCATAGCAACATGTTGCCGTCCAACCTCCCTGGTGAGGATCGGCGGAGCAGCGCCACCTGCTTGCCAGGCTGTGGTGGTGTGCAGTTTGGTGTGTTTGACGGCCACGCGGGGTCGGCATGCGCTCACACTGTCAGCCAAAGGCTCTTCTATTACATCGCCGTGGCAACGCTGCCACTGCGGACGCTGGCAGAGCTGGAGCGGGCTGTGCAGGAGGACCGGGCCGTACCGCCACTGCTGGAGTGGCACAAACACCCCCAAGACCACAGCTGCCCTGACGGAGCAGCGATCTCCTTCCACAGCCTCCGAAACTACTGgcaggagaggctggaggacggagacgaggaCGACGGAGACGAGGACGACGAG gacagcagcagggtgacATCAGCGCTGGTCAATGCCTTCCGTCGCCTTGACTACGACCTTTCTGTGGAGGCCCAGGTCTACCTGTCCATGTCCTCACCTAG GCGGTTGTCTCTCCGTGGGGAGGCGTTGTCTGTGTCCTCACCCCTCCGGGTGGCGCTGTCCGGCTGCACCGCCTGCGTTGTACATGTCTCTAAAGGCGTCCTGCAAGTGGCTAACCTGGGTGACAGCCGGGCCGTCTTGGGTGTCCAGGAGCCAGACGGCAGCTGGTCAGCGCTCAGCCTCACCAACGATCACAATGCCCAGAACCCTGAGGAGCTGCAAAGGATTCTGGGGGAACACCCGCTGTCAGAGCGGAGGACCGTGGTCCGCCACGACCGCCTGCTGGGTCTGCTGCTGCCCTTCAGGGCGTTCGGCGATGTCCGCTTCAAATGGAGCGCAGAGATGCTGAGTCGAGTCTACGAGACACGACCAGACATCCTGTCTACAGTCAGCGAGGCAGTTCGGACGCTGCCTCCATACTACCTGACCCCACCCTACCTGAGCGCCCAGCCAGAGGTCACCCGACACCACATCAGACCCATGGACAAGTTCCTGGTCCTGGCCACAGATGGACTGTGGGAGCTAATGCATCGACAGACGGTTGTCCAGCTGGTGGGCCAACAGGTGACAG gcctTCAGCAGCAGAGACCCTTCattcctgctgcaggtgtgacgCTGAGCAGCCTGCAGCGCCTCCTGCTGGAGAGGAGGGGCCGGGCACTGTCGGTTCTGGAGGACCAGAACGCAGCCACTCACCTGCTCCGCCATGCCCTTGGGGATGACGGGTACGGAGCGGTGGCACCAAACCGCCTGGCAAAGATGCTGAGCCTGCCAGCAGAGCTGGCCAGGAGGTACCGCGATGACATCACCATCACCGTCATCCACCTGAACGAGCCCGACCTTTGA
- the LOC115584184 gene encoding pyruvate dehydrogenase [acetyl-transferring]-phosphatase 1, mitochondrial-like isoform X2 has product MLGRTGKFRGRCRFELQQCRPFSSHPPPPPPELSRLHYPAGSGSRKYRTGQEAGPMSSAQINSILKANEYSHNLPRGPASHGVLGFHSNMLPSNLPGEDRRSSATCLPGCGGVQFGVFDGHAGSACAHTVSQRLFYYIAVATLPLRTLAELERAVQEDRAVPPLLEWHKHPQDHSCPDGAAISFHSLRNYWQERLEDGDEDDGDEDDEDSSRVTSALVNAFRRLDYDLSVEAQVYLSMSSPRRLSLRGEALSVSSPLRVALSGCTACVVHVSKGVLQVANLGDSRAVLGVQEPDGSWSALSLTNDHNAQNPEELQRILGEHPLSERRTVVRHDRLLGLLLPFRAFGDVRFKWSAEMLSRVYETRPDILSTVSEAVRTLPPYYLTPPYLSAQPEVTRHHIRPMDKFLVLATDGLWELMHRQTVVQLVGQQVTGMS; this is encoded by the exons ATGTTGGGAAGAACAGGAAAGTTTCGAGGACGTTGCAGGTTTGAGCTCCAGCAGTGCCGCCCCTTCTCCTCCCatccacctccccctccccctgagCTCTCCAGACTCCATTACCCAGCAGGCAGTGGGAGCAGGAAGTACAGGACTGGTCAGGAGGCGGGACCGATGAGCTCGGCTCAGATCAACAGTATCCTAAAG GCCAACGAATACAGTCACAACCTCCCCAGAGGCCCCGCCTCCCATGGTGTCTTGGGTTTCCATAGCAACATGTTGCCGTCCAACCTCCCTGGTGAGGATCGGCGGAGCAGCGCCACCTGCTTGCCAGGCTGTGGTGGTGTGCAGTTTGGTGTGTTTGACGGCCACGCGGGGTCGGCATGCGCTCACACTGTCAGCCAAAGGCTCTTCTATTACATCGCCGTGGCAACGCTGCCACTGCGGACGCTGGCAGAGCTGGAGCGGGCTGTGCAGGAGGACCGGGCCGTACCGCCACTGCTGGAGTGGCACAAACACCCCCAAGACCACAGCTGCCCTGACGGAGCAGCGATCTCCTTCCACAGCCTCCGAAACTACTGgcaggagaggctggaggacggagacgaggaCGACGGAGACGAGGACGACGAG gacagcagcagggtgacATCAGCGCTGGTCAATGCCTTCCGTCGCCTTGACTACGACCTTTCTGTGGAGGCCCAGGTCTACCTGTCCATGTCCTCACCTAG GCGGTTGTCTCTCCGTGGGGAGGCGTTGTCTGTGTCCTCACCCCTCCGGGTGGCGCTGTCCGGCTGCACCGCCTGCGTTGTACATGTCTCTAAAGGCGTCCTGCAAGTGGCTAACCTGGGTGACAGCCGGGCCGTCTTGGGTGTCCAGGAGCCAGACGGCAGCTGGTCAGCGCTCAGCCTCACCAACGATCACAATGCCCAGAACCCTGAGGAGCTGCAAAGGATTCTGGGGGAACACCCGCTGTCAGAGCGGAGGACCGTGGTCCGCCACGACCGCCTGCTGGGTCTGCTGCTGCCCTTCAGGGCGTTCGGCGATGTCCGCTTCAAATGGAGCGCAGAGATGCTGAGTCGAGTCTACGAGACACGACCAGACATCCTGTCTACAGTCAGCGAGGCAGTTCGGACGCTGCCTCCATACTACCTGACCCCACCCTACCTGAGCGCCCAGCCAGAGGTCACCCGACACCACATCAGACCCATGGACAAGTTCCTGGTCCTGGCCACAGATGGACTGTGGGAGCTAATGCATCGACAGACGGTTGTCCAGCTGGTGGGCCAACAGGTGACAG GTATGAGCTGA